In Perca fluviatilis chromosome 14, GENO_Pfluv_1.0, whole genome shotgun sequence, a genomic segment contains:
- the LOC120572696 gene encoding homeobox protein HMX1-like translates to MLDKNAPRPKLGPPSRGSSFYIENLLRTAYRGASAEERVDTPSFKVAVSGPVVCPGLETKRLDDSKVLKWSGTSPNTANGTSRSPQYKNDHTDPAPASDRDSPTLTGRAEEKGDDSLPDDREEEDARSSYSCDTGDMKVARKKKTRTVFSRSQVFQLESTFDLKRYLSSSERAGLAASLQLTETQVKIWFQNRRNKWKRQIAADMEASSAAIPYAAQRVVRVPVLYRENGTSPATLTGLPPVTPSVFGFSNSISYPLTSHFSHPVSFITPQMTGLV, encoded by the exons ATGCTTGACAAAAACGCGCCGAGACCGAAGCTGGGTCCTCCGTCGAGAGGTTCGTCTTTTTACATTGAGAATTTGCTGCGGACTGCATACAGAGGGGCTTCAGCTGAGGAGCGGGTGGACACCCCGAGCTTCAAAGTTGCCGTCAGCGGCCCGGTGGTCTGTCCGGGACTGGAAACAAAACGCCTGGACGACAGCAAAGTGCTGAAGTGGAGCGGGACATCACCAAACACAGCGAATGGCACCTCGAGAA GTCCACAGTACAAGAACGATCACACAGACCCTGCGCCTGCGAGCGACCGGGATTCCCCAACGTTAACAGGACGGGCGGAGGAGAAGGGGGACGATAGTTTGCCGgatgacagagaggaggaggacgcgCGCTCCTCCTACAGCTGTGACACAG GTGACATGAAAGTGGCGCGAAAAAAGAAGACCCGCACCGTGTTCAGCCGGAGTCAGGTGTTCCAGCTCGAGTCCACTTTCGACCTGAAGCGCTACCTGAGCAGCTCGGAGCGAGCCGGGCTGGCCGCCTCGCTGCAGCTCACCGAGACCCAGGTGAAGATCTGGTTTCAAAACCGCAGGAACAAGTGGAAGAGGCAGATCGCTGCAGACATGGAGGCCAGCAGCGCCGCCATCCCGTACGCTGCCCAGAGGGTGGTCAGAGTTCCCGTGTTGTATCGCGAGAATGGCACCTCGCCTGCGACGCTGACCGGCCTGCCTCCAGTGACGCCATCGGTGTTCGGCTTCTCTAATTCTATCAGCTATCCATTGACTTCCCACTTCAGCCATCCGGTGTCGTTCATAACGCCACAGATGACTGGACTGGTGTGA
- the LOC120572507 gene encoding homeobox protein koza-like: CIPPSSAPQPRLSKAAKPQSSGSLKNVAPRSSARASQQPRSNGARSVRRRRCFGNLGGADEMPGNMSKEDAPSRSASLTFTIDNILNLKQRDSGHLDGSKPQRDSGCTDDLQAQYDEEWDVRRRHGSGSDETAQTKPTVHRADRGENCPPLTAGSCPGAQSAHTAEDASEHQQQQPTADSKVMVKKKTRTIFSKRQIFQLEATFDMKRYLSSSERACLASSLQLTETQVKIWFQNRRNKLKRQLSTDMEGPLAAEHLSEAGKNVQLPTFYKDSSLLGGCLLPMPFPVLYPTATAAPYIYFSNTGKYVGLFDAD; the protein is encoded by the exons TGCATCCCGCCCTCATCTGCCCCACAACCTCGCCTATCAAAAGCTGCTAAACCGCAGTCTTCCGGGTCGCTGAAGAACGTCGCACCTCGCTCCTCTGCGCGCGCTAGTCAGCAGCCGAGGAGCAATGGTGCTCGGAGCGTGCGGAGACGCCGGTGTTTCGGGAATCTCGGAGGAGCAGATGAAATGCCGGGGAACATGAGCAAAGAGGATGCCCCGAGCCGGAGCGCTTCTTTGACGTTCACCATTGACAACATCCTCAACCTGAAGCAGCGGGACAGCGGACACCTGGACGGGTCAAAGCCGCAGAGGGACAGTGGATGTACGGATGATTTACAGGCGCAGTATGATGAGGAGTGGGACGTCCGGAGGAGACATGGCAGCGGATCAGACGAGACAG CGCAAACGAAGCCCACAGTGCACCGTGCGGACCGCGGGGAAAACTGCCCGCCGTTGACCGCTGGCTCCTGTCCCGGGGCGCAGAGTGCGCACACCGCCGAGGACGCCTCcgagcatcagcagcagcagcccaccGCGGACTCTAAAGTCATGGTCAAGAAGAAAACGCGCACCATCTTCTCCAAGAGACAGATATTCCAGCTGGAGGCGACTTTTGACATGAAGAGGTATCTGAGCAGCTCGGAGAGAGCGTGCCTCGCCAGCTCCCTGCAGCTCACCGAGACCCAGGTCAAAATCTGGTTCCAGAATCGCCGCAACAAGCTCAAGAGACAGTTATCCACGGACATGGAGGGCCCGCTGGCCGCCGAGCACCTCTCGGAGGCGGGCAAAAATGTGCAATTACCGACTTTTTACAAAGACAGCAGCCTGCTGGGCGGATGTTTGTTACCCATGCCTTTCCCTGTCCTGTACCCGACTGCCACCGCTGCGCCTTACATCTACTTCTCCAACACCGGCAAATATGTTGGCCTGTTTGATGCAGACTGA